Part of the Panicum virgatum strain AP13 chromosome 4N, P.virgatum_v5, whole genome shotgun sequence genome is shown below.
ATGTCATTTAACATCAGACAGAAAAAGCACCAGATGTTCAGATACTTGGACTAATCCTTTTTTTACTTACTCTCATCTCAATTGGGCATGTCTTGACCATAAACCTTATCTGCATATTGAGCACATACAGAGTGTCAGAGCTCCACATGAAAATAACACAGTATATTTCATTTCAAATAAAAGAGATACTAATTAGATGCTTTTGATATATGCCATGAATACAACATAATGGGTGTGGTGTTCATCAATGTCCGATCAAGGCACTACATGACTATGGGCTGCTCTTTATATATGCTTCTTTGAGCAGAATTAAGTATAAGCTATCACTTAAATACACTAGTTCTGTCACTTTTTTCAACAGAGATTACTTGATTACTTAACCtcgttatctttttttttcttccttttgttGGTGAAGAGAATAAGGTCTATCCTCCTCCATTTCTTATCAGTTGGGAATTACACTTCAAGGGAGTGGGCAACAGAAGGTTATGCACAACATTTGAAGAGGTAAGGCATCTTGAAGATAAAATAGAAAAGGATTATGCTCATAATAAGCTTTTCAGAGCTAGTGCTTAATTTGTTCTTGCCTTCTTGGTCAGTCATATGTGATGTGTACCAGCATCTAAGAAAGAAAACTAATCCATGCCAAATTACAAGGAGTAAGCAAGAACTGCCCTCAATCCTGAGCATATTTTGGCACAACAAAATGGTAAAGCACAGGCATACAAACTAAAATGTGGTCCATCAGAGACAGTATAATTTCCTCATTTTTTTGAATGGATAATTCCTCAGTACGCATACTAAATCCACGGTGTTGAAACAACACTTAACCCCATCCGACACAACATACTCTATACTAGCAGTAACGAATCCACAATTCCACATGCAGCAGTAATGCAAAAAAAGGGAATTCATACAATACCTGAGTACCAGTAAAACGGAAATTTTCTACTCAACCAGTTCGGTCTCAATCAGCTAATATGTTTAGCTTGGGCTACTCAAACCCTACCGTTAGcctaaaccaaaaaaaaattgtaattaTTGGAATAATTGTTGGAGGAAGCAAAAGGAAATTCAATGCAGTGGTCTAAAAAAATAGTCATACTAATAGTATTTTTTCCAACCTTGAACTGCACACTGAACAATGCAAAATACTGCTAATTTTCCGTCTCAATGCGATAGACGTGCTCTTAAGCCTCTAATTCACAATGTAAGCCGGAATGTCCCAAGAACAAGAATAAGAACAACTGTATCCAACTGTGCTCGGCAACGCAACTCGGCTACTCCAGACTCTAATCTACCTGAAGCGGCTAGTAATTTACCAAAAACATTGGAGCAGCAAAGAGGAACGGAATTGGGAAGCATCAGCAACGAACCCCAGGCTGCGGCGCGGAGTAGGTGGCGAGCCGATTGCCCCAGAAGCTGCTggtgctcgccgcgccgggcgCGGAGACGGAGAGCGCCGCCATGGcgccctgcagcgccgccatCCCAGCCATCCTCGCCGTCCTCCCTCGCTCCACTCGCCCACCCCAAACCGCAGAGGATAACGAGAACGCCTTCTTCGAGTTCCCGAACAGGATAGCACGCCCTTCTATCTCCGGACGCTGGTGGGTTGCTTTATACATGGGCCTCGACACTAAACGGGCCAGGCCTTCGGTATGGCGTAGATGGGCCTAGAAGAAGCCTCTGTTATCCATCAGCCAGGCCCATGGATTGCTCGTCATCTTCTTCCCTGCGACTTCGGTGAGGCTGCGAGTCTGTGACCTCGGCCCGCCGCGCGCGTCGAAGTCAGCATCACTGCATCAGGAcggacgggggcggcggcggcggcggcggtctctctctctcccccccgtCTACTCGCACGCCACGCAAGCTCACGCAAGATGCTTAGCCGGAGATGTGGACCTTTTTTGACAGGTTTTCGGAGCTGGGCATGTCATTCCTTCCCTTGCTGATTAAATGTCCACTGTGATAGAGATTTTGCACACTGTGGCCTCCACAAGAGTTACTTAGTAGGGACACACGTTGAAACTGAAAGGGCTTCCAAGACATGTGAAGCTCAGCCTTCAGTTGCTTCCCACGCTTCACCAACTGGACAAGGTTTATAAATATCATATGATCCAATCTAGTACCTATCATAGAATAAGAACGCTACTAGTTAGTGCAACAAACTGAAGGAAACGCCATGGGTGTCCTGACACTGGTTCATATCCTTATCAGCTTCACGGCTTGTGCTGAAGCTCTAAGGAGAGCAGACTTCCCTCCAGGTTTTGTCTTTGGCACGGCTTCTTCGGCTTACCAGGTTCGCAGCTGCTATCTCTTTGATCAACTGATGTTCTCTTAGTTTGATGTCTGACTCCGGCCAATATGTTAACAGTATGAAGGCGCTGTCAACGAGGGTCAACGTGGACCTACAATATGGGATACTCTTACAAGACGACCTGGTGTGATAATGAGGATTTGTTGCAAAAGGTGCAGTAATGAGATGCTAAATCTGTCCAGAATTGTGACTCCAGAGCATATCTTTTGCAGGACGGGTGATAGATTTCAGCAATGCAGATGTTGCTGTTGATCATTACCATCGTTACAAGGTAAATTGGCAATGATCGAGATATTTCTTTGCTATCTTCTAtttgattttgttttatttaaTTCATTCACTAGTTCAACGAAAGCTTGAAATTTCTGTGAGTTATCATACAGGAACTCTTGGCATTTGTGTGAAAAGTTGGCTACTTTTCATTTGGCCATCTTCTGGCAATTTTAAATTTGTAAAAATTGAAATCATTCATGCATTTTCTTGTATCTTGTTCCTTTCATGTCTgtaagaataattatatttgTTATTTGACATTGCTTCCTTAGGTTAGTTACCAAACACAAAAAACAAACTTCTAATCCACTTCTGTGGCATGCTTCTTCGAAAAATCGGATAGTGAGAAGAGGTTTcctgagatcaagattttaCTATTTTCCTCAAATTAGTTTAACTTCTATGACTAGGTTGTTAACTGAGTAAGAACATCAGTTACACTGAAAAACTCCTGGAATGACAAATCAACACTGACTGGCAGGAAGATGTGGACTTGATGAAGGACATTGGCATGGATGCGTACCGGTTCTCTATCTCATGGTCACGTATTTTTCCAAGTATGTAATAAGTAATTTCtttgtaaaatattttattttttccacTAAGAACTAAATAGTTTATGATTTTTCTTGCTAGATGGAACTGGTGAACCTAATGAAGAAGGATTGAATTATTATAACAACCTCATAGATGCTCTGTTAGACAAAGGTATTTCTTCTAAATTTCAGTATCTCAAATGCGAATTGTTGCCAACCTTTTAGTTTGTGATTGTCTTTTTTTCCTCTACATTTGTGGACCAGGTATACAACCATATGTAACACTCTTTCACTGGGACCTTCCGCAAGTACTAGAAGACAGATATGGTGGATGGTTAAACTCCCAAATTGTGTATGCAATACTATTATATCATCTTCTTTTTAAGGAAACCATTGCTTACACCATCTATATACAATCAAAATAAATCCAGGACAAGAGGCTTTGCTGATGTGTGACAATTAAATTATGCAGGGATGATTTTGTTCACTATGCCTCTACATGCTTCAAGGAATTTGGAGATAGAGTGAAACACTGGATCACTTTTAATGAGCCCCATAATTTTGCGATTGAAGGATATGATCTTGGCATCCAAGCACCTGGGAGATGTTCCATTCTGTCGCATATGTTCTGTAGGGAGGGAAAATCATCGACTGAACCATATATTGTCGCTCACAACATACTCTTAGCACATGCTGGTGCTTTTCATACTTACAAGCAGCATTTCAAGGTAATTTGCTATAAACACATAGCCAAGAGATGTATCTAGTAGTAAAAAACATGAATTGTTTATGTATTTCTTGCAGAACGAACAAGGAGGTCTCATTGGAATTGCACTTGATTCAAAGTGGTATGAACCATTGTCAGATGTTGATGAGGACAAAGAGGCCGCGGCACGAGCAATGGACTTTGAGCTTGGATGGTGATACATCTATCACCATCTTGATATAACCGCATCAATTCAATTCCTATAACTACAGTACATAGCTGTTGTTCATAATATTAATTATGAATTTTTGCAAGTGTCGCTACAGGTTCCTGGATCCCTTAATGTTTGGCCACTATCCTCCTCCTATGCAGAATCTTGCAGGCGATAGGCTGCCTCAGTTTTCAACTCAGGCTTCAAAATTAGTAACCGGTTCGATAGATTTTGTGGGCATAAATCACTATACCACATTGTATGTTAGGAATGACAGAATGCGGATCAGGAAACTTGTAATGAATGATGCTTCAACCGACGCTGCCATCATACCAACCGGTTAGTCTTGTTTAACAGAGTGATTCAACACTTTTTTGCCTATTTCCATTATTACTGAATTCTCCTTTGCGTTCACTATGACAGCATACAGGCATGGAAAGAAAATAGGAGAAACGGTACAACTTCCTCAGCAGTTTATTCAGAATTGTTCTAGGTctacttttcttcttcttctgtagTAGTAGTAGTCATCAAATGTTTGATCGACAGCTGTGTTTATCAACTTCCAGGCAGCATCAAGATGGCTGCACATAGTTCCCTGGGGCATGTTCAAGCTGATGAAGCACATCAAAGAAAAGTATGGAAATCCGCCTGTGATCGTTACCGAAAACGGTAGGTGGATGAAAAGATTCTACTAGGAGCTGATAAGAGTTTCTGCCTCAATATATCCTCTAACACAACAGGTGTTTATATGGCAGgcatggatgaagcaaacctcCCATTCTCGAGATTGGAGAGTGTTCTGCAGGATGATGAACGGATACAGTACCACAACGACTACATGTCAAACCTCCTAGATGCTATAAGGTGAAGTTCGACTTCCATGCACATACATACGTCTAGCTGTGACAGGCAACACTGTCCTCTCTATGCCCACACTGGCACTCAACAATTGTTGGATCTGGATCGCTGCAGGAAGGAAGGCTGCAACGTCCACGGTTACTTCGTGTGGTCACTGCTCGATAACTGGGAGTGGAACTCTGGGTACACGGTGCGGTTTGGTCTCTACTACATCGACTACAACAACAACCTGACGAGGATACCCAAGGCGTCGGTCGAGTGGTTCAGCCAGGTCTTAGCCCGTGAGACGGCCATAGTGTAGATCAGTAGATGGATTGAAGTAAGCTGTAAGCCTGCCTAACAGTGAGATTATTCTACGATGGCCGTTAGTTAGGTGTACATTACGCGGCCACCATTTGTACACGCATACATGCCATAGGAAGTAGATTTTGATTATTCTGAATGTGTATAATGTAACTACCATTTGTGCGACCTTCAACGACGCTGTTGAATGTGTCGCTGTTCTTGTGAATTACTACAAGCAAGGAGGTTGTGAATTACAGTGCCCAAACATTGCATCATCCTCTTCCTCTATATCTATCTATGTGTCACGCATCATGCTGCATTCCTCGCTGTAGTCTACTAGCGGCTATACCAAATGTTGAAATTACAGAAGAATGCTCAAGAACATGGCAACCGTTGGGCAAGTGAAGATAAGCCCCAACTTTGGTCCGGTTTTCAGGACACCAAGTCTGGGTCATGGCTGGCTGGGCTTTGCAGCATTCCCGGACAGAGAATGGTCTGGTCCCCTCCCCTGAAATTCCCTGCACCAACTAACATGCAAGGTAACATCTTTGTGCTCGCGAGTAAAACGCCGAGGCGGCTCGAGGCGACATCGAATCCGCTGCAACTTCACCCCAAGACTGCAAGAGCAAGACGACGCCTTGCCGAACACCTTTTTCCCCGGACAGCATGGCGCTGCCGCTGCGTCTCCGCTCTGCTTTCCCAGTGCGAGGTCGTCAGCTCGCACGGCACGCTAGGCGTCGCCGCGCCCTGCCCCCGTGCTGGTCTCCGATGTGAaagggacgcggcggcggccaatcaCCCGGCACCGGCAGGAGAGGCAACCGCCAGCCGCGCAGGAAGAAGGCATGGAAAATGGGGAGACCGAGGAGGGAGCCGAGGGAAAAGGGCAGCCGGAGCCGGACGACGATGGAAGCTGACGCTCCGTCCCTGTCCCCATGGAGGCATGGACCATGCCGTTGGCGAGCGAAAAGAGGTGGAAAAAaccaaaagggggcgcccaagcCTCGGAGCTCCAAAGCTATTCTGTGCGAAAAGGGGCAGCAGCGACTTGGACCGCGGAATGCTGAATCTACAGTCAACCGTGAGTTTCTAAACTCACGGTCGATCTCTCCGCCCACTCCCACCTTTTGGATCCTCCCGCACTCTCACCTGCTCctttccccctcccctcccctcccctcccgatccaatccctccccttctcccgCAGCCTTCCGCCTCCTTCCCCCTTCCCCATTCTCCCTCACCATTTTCTTCTGGATCTCGGCTCCGGCCGTGGGAGCTCCGCTCCCCATGGTGACCGCGCCTCTCTcatccccttctccttcccccgcccccttcccttccccttccttccgCTAGACCAGATccatggcggccgccgcctccccttcctccctcaaaCCGCGCTTCCCTCCCCTCGCTGAGccggctcctccccctccctgaatccgccgcgcctcccccgcGCCGCGTCGATGGACCGCCTCCCTGGGCCGCCGCgggctcccccgccgccgcgcgccgccagaTCCGGCTCCCTGGGTCGCTGCGCGACGCCGGCGGGGTGGTGCGGTGCCGGTGGGAAGACAGGCAGCTGTGGTGGGAAGACtagcagcgcgccgccgccggatccgcgcgtcgccgtcgccgcgcgctccaccgacgtcgccgccgccggatccgcctcccCGGGGTGCGGCGGCCTCAAGCCTCCCTGGGCCGCGTGCTCCCCCGTcggcggggaggacgacggggcagcgcggatccgccgccgcctcgcgcctccagtttttttttgcaaaaaattttcaacattttttttgaattccttttgatttttttcggatgaatatttttttaatgacgcaaaaaaaattcttgaattttttgtgctctccaaattttttttcttgaaatttttttctggtctccaaatttttttcttgaaaattttttttgctctcatattttgcttgaaatgttttttggtctccaaaatttttcttgtatttttttaaaagtttttaatcagaaaacgacaaaaaatttctataaatgaaaaaaaagcaATGGTCGAAAAATTGAccgtacggttgaccgtaaactATCAATACCCTTGGACCGGCTGGAACAAAGCGGCTGGGAGTTTCAGACGAGGGTATTCTTCGTACGGATGCAGGTTCTGAGTGACTGAAGCTTCGGCGGAAATTTGTGTCTGAAAGTCGGTGGTAGTCTGGTAGATGCTGCAGCAGCCAGCGATGCCGTTTGATCCCGCGGCACACGACGGCCACGCAGGCAGCAGGCGCCAGCAAAAGTCGGGCAGGAAACTTCTTATGGCTAGATAAGTAGGACGGGCATGGCAGGCGCGGGAAGTTAAGATAAGATAATCCGTCGTCGAGGGATCAGCTGATGTAGCACAGTATCTGATCCAGTTTTGGGTGGAGTCATCACCAGCCATCTAATCACGTATCAGTACCGAACATTTCttgataaataaaataaaataaaataaatgggcAGAGGATGCGCTTGCAAAGTTGCAAGCTGCAACCGGAGGCCTCCTTCCTATCATCAGAGGGCAGGACGACGCTCGGATCGGGAGTTCCTCCGACGGACGGCCAAGATACGCGCAGCCTCCATCACacagtggcggatctagaatTTTGTCTCAGGGTATGCCGAACCATTactctaaggccctgtttggaacaGCGTTGGCGACGTTTATACGCGGAACACAGAAATAAACCCACCGAACGGCTCGCGTCGGACGTGCGTTCACCAAACACACGCAACACAAAACACGGAAGTTTGAACTATGTGGTGAAAAATCGCAAAAGCGACATCCGAGCCGCTTTCGCATAAGCATCGCACACCTGGTGCTCACGGTCCCAATCAGGGCCTAATACTTCAATATATAATTTGGTAAGATCCTATGAATATTTTGACAAACAATTTTTAAATTTGCAAATCAATTTGGTACACACATGCACAAAATAACTAAAAGTATATTTAAAATTCCCTTGATATCTTAAAGTCGCACAACCAATAAGAGGAGAGGGATGCTCACATTAGAGCATGGGAACCAGAGTATttgttatttgtattattttggACTTGGATCTGGTGGTCGTTTCTCCAAATCAAAAATCTAGCGGACACTACAACCATAGAAATATGCGAGATTGCAAGTACCTGTACCTATCGGCGGAAGACTAGAAATTGATAGAATAGTTCCAATCCAATCCTATCAGTGATGGTCAGTTCATCACCGGCAACAATAACCGTCATTGCGAGCCCACAGACCAAAAACGTGTTGGGGTTTGCTGATCTAGGTAGTCTGCATGGCTGAGGCCTGAGGTGGCAGATTGGAGGAACTCAGAACATCGCACCGGGAGCTCGGACGAGCGGCATCACACAAAGGGGAACCGTCAGCCACGGATACAAGGGTCGATCAGCCTTTGTACGAGGAAGGGCTGTCCTTTTACGCATAGCGGGTTTAGACTGGGCAGGTTTTGCAGGGTATGCCATGGCCCTACTGGCATACCCTGTAGATCCGCCCCTGCCATCACCAGGGTtttaaatttcggcgaaatttcgccgaaattcggcgaaaaatttcgttttcgctacttaccgggaaaaaaaatttcggtatttttcggaaaatttcgtttgaaaattcaaaattcaaaaaatttcggccaaaagtcaccgaaattcgccgaaatttaccgaaatttcggaacgaaatttcgtttccgctaaacaccgggatttgcaacgaaaacgaaatggttaaccctggcCATCACACACACGGCAAGAGAGTAGAAAACCGTCGCCGCGGGAGGCCACCGACCGACCGGTCACCGTCCGGGGCCACGCGCCCGCCGTGACGCGCAGCGCGAGTGCGTGGATCCACCCATCGCAGACCCGTCGACGGCCACACGCAGCGCAGACACGGGAGCGGAAGCGCGCAGGAAGGCGCgcgcaccagccagccagccagcccgcGCCAGCCCCCAGCCAACCTGTCCTGTCCCGGTCGGTCGGTGCCTGCGCTCCTCTCGTCAGCCAGGCCAGCAGCCCACCCGCGCGAAGGAACCCAACCAACTAACGGGCCCGAACCGAATGAACCGCAGCGCACCCCGCGCACAcgtgaacccccccccccccccccccccccagctgcCTCCCCGCGTGGCCTCGGCACCTTCCCTGAAGCCCAGCCACAGCTCCCGtccccgtcccgtcccgtcccgtcccctCGCCTATTTATTCCTCCCCCTTCCCCACCCCACCACCGccatcctctctccctccgatCAGCAGCAGCACAGCCAGAGCCAGCACCAGCACAGCGGCGAGCGGTCCACCATCCACAGCTTCAATTCAAATCGCACGGCCATGgcgtcgcagcagcagcagcagcagcagcggcaggcggcggcggcggcgcccgtggGGTTCGAGGACTACCTGCCGGTGATGGCGGAGCGGCTGGGCGAGGAGGGGCTGATGCGGGAGCTGGCGAGCGGGTTCCGGCTGCTCATGGACCCGGCCCGCGGGCTCATCACCTTCGACAGCCTCCGCCGCAGCGCGCCGCTGCTGGGCCTGGGCGCCATGTCCGACGACGACCTCCGCGGGATGCTCGCGGAGGGCGActtcgacggcgacggcgcgctcAGCGAGATGGAGTTCTGCGTGCTCATGCTCCGCCTCAGCCCCGAGCTCATGGACGGGCCCCGCAGGTGGCTCGACGACGCCGTCTCGCAGGCCTCGCACTTCCTCTACACCAGCTAGGCGGGCCTAGGACTGGGCTGCCGGAGACGGCCGCGCGCGTAGCGTAGGAATTGTTGGTTgagcttctctttcttttcgTTGTTCATAGCTGGATTAGGaattcgttcaaaaaaaaatagctgGATTAGGAAGGGACTGGTGCCTGATTGGTCGATAGATGGATTCCATGCCTTGTGTACTCGATCGCCTGTTCCTCCCCAACTGGAATCTGAATTGATCAAACatgcttcttcctcctttcaccATCACACATACTGCATTGGCTGGCTCATCGATTGACCTGTTTACGAATCCTTTACGAACTATAGACTGAGGACTGAGATCGATGAATCAGTACTCAGTGCGTTTGGGCATTTGGCAGATGCGACCCCCAAAGTCTTCAAAGCATCAACAGTTTCGGTTGACCCGCAGATGTTTCCTGACGCGCACAGGATCGTAAGAAAATGGAGAAGGAACTCGACTCCGAAGGCGCATTAGTCTAGCGTTAGCAGCCGGTGCCGCCGAGGTCAGCCAGTCAGGGTCAGCGGCGATAGCAGAGCAGCCGCAGCCATGGAGCTGGAGCCCAATTCAACACGGCAGGAGCAGGGGACGGACGCCAAGTGCCCAAGTTCTTCCCCTAGTAGTGCTTCGTCGCAGTGGAGTTTACTGGACGGAGATCAGCGACCGCAAGCGATCTGAGCCATCCATTCCCCCAGTAAACGGACCAGATGTATCGCTACAGAGATGCTACAGTGGTAAACAGTACCGGAAACAGCGGTGCTACAATGTTCCACAGTAGTGAACAGTCATCCCTTCTGCTCCGGCGACCGCTTAAGTTGCAGTCGCTGTACAGGAACTCGGTCCGAGTTTACTCGGTCTGAAACGTCATCCTGGCAACGGAACGAAAAAGCCGCCTCCCCTTTCGTTTGATCACAGAAACTCCCCCCCGTCGGAGGCGCTTTTCGTCTGCCTTTTTCTCCCTTCCTTTCTTCGTTTTTTTCCTTGTTCTTCGGCTAGCGAGCGTGGAGTAAGCTGGAGCGGGAGCTTCCGGAAAGGTGGCCGGAAGCTTCAAAAGCGGCGAGGGGGGCGCGTACGGGCACGGGGCCCGGAGAAAGGCAGCCGAAAGGGACCCTGAACTTGGGATGCTTCGCCTACGCCTCTCCGATCAGCACGGGCGTCAGCGCCAGGCTCCGAAACCCTCCACATCACACCGCGATCCAGCCGACCCACACGCCGGCTACTCCGTCTGGACCCTGGGCACCGGCACCGCcgtcggcgcggccgccggcccgcTGCCGTGCCCGGTCGGTCGCTCTTCCTATCCAACTTGGCTGCTGCCGCCGGGGGGGCTAGTGAGCTTCGCGCCCAATTTCCCGTTTGACTCTCCAACCACAGTGCCGGTTCCTCTCCCCCCAATCCTCGCCGTACGTTTTCTCCGGTCCGGCTGCTGCGGTGCCACGTCGCGGGCCGGCGCCGACGGGGCACCGAGTCAGGCTGCAGGGCCGCAGGGAGGAAGGCGCCATGACAGAGGCGTTTAGATTCTAAAACacaaaatgtaaatttttttgaatcacttgcatggtgtactaaatatagtcaaaaaataaattacattacacaaatggactgtaaatcgcgagacgaatctaatgagcctaattatgacgtgattagacactaaattgctacagtaaatatactctaatgatgaattaattaagctcattagatttgtctcgtagtttacagacgagatctgtaattagttttgtgattagtctacatttaatatttcaaatatttaagatttccttccaaaaacacaaaaatgcaaaatgtaAAATAATCTAAACACACTCAGAGACGCGTGCATGAACCGTCAGCGATCGGCCTCGCCATTGCTCGCCCTCGTTCAATGCCCCCCATACCCACAAATCATTGGGCGATTTTTATCCGAAAATCCTTGGGGATCGAGTCTGTCAAGTCCAACGCATGATTTGTGCAGACGTGGTGTGGCACTCCGTGTCCCTCTGACGCTGATGGCTGGTGCACCCAACTGGCAAGTGGCAACTGCCCCGATGCGCGCGAGGTTCTTGGTTCCGTGGGGGCGTGAGCcgggggcaaaaaaaaaaaatacagattCTTTGGtcagggccgtaccggcaaattcgGGGGCTCTGTGCGAAACAATGGACTGGGGTTCTGGTGACCTAGTGAAGGATCATGAATACCAAGCGATACCAGTCGGCAAGCGCGATATGCTGTGTGAAAGCACAAATGTTAGAAGTCACACGAGCGCGATGTGCTGTGTGAAAGCACAAATGTtagaagtcacacgtgtgattgatagttaaatcatcacataaggcccaataactattttttgttccggaattttttttgttgctggaacaattgttaTTGTTTAGGCAACAAAATTTTTTTTCCGAAAAAAGTTTGTTCTAGCAACAAAGCATTGAGGGGTTTGGTTTATTAGGCCGATTTTATCTCCAAAACACGAAATCTTGAAGAGCTTGGGGTGCTGTGACAGGTACACTTGAGATCACACACGTGACCCCAAATAACACCCATATAAAAAAAGTGGCAAGTGATACGCCTACGATGATTTATCTTTTAAGAGCAATTTGGGCCATGTTTTGTCACAAATTGGGTCAAACAATCAACTAAATTAAAGTATTTGCATGACTATATCTAATATATACCTAATATTTTGGGGGCCCTTCGAAttcgggggccctgtgcggtcgcacggccTGCACGTGCCCAGATACGGGCCTGCTTTGGTAGATGCTTCTACTATGCTAGCGGATGTGCCGGGCGTGAACGCCAACCGGTAGCCAGGCCATGGCCGCGCTGCTGCAACCTTCGCCGCCCGCCTCTCGTAGCTTCTTTTATGGTTGCCATTCGGAGCACGTTGATGTGCCCCTGCCA
Proteins encoded:
- the LOC120668491 gene encoding beta-glucosidase 25-like isoform X1 — encoded protein: MGVLTLVHILISFTACAEALRRADFPPGFVFGTASSAYQYEGAVNEGQRGPTIWDTLTRRPGRVIDFSNADVAVDHYHRYKEDVDLMKDIGMDAYRFSISWSRIFPNGTGEPNEEGLNYYNNLIDALLDKGIQPYVTLFHWDLPQVLEDRYGGWLNSQIVDDFVHYASTCFKEFGDRVKHWITFNEPHNFAIEGYDLGIQAPGRCSILSHMFCREGKSSTEPYIVAHNILLAHAGAFHTYKQHFKNEQGGLIGIALDSKWYEPLSDVDEDKEAAARAMDFELGWFLDPLMFGHYPPPMQNLAGDRLPQFSTQASKLVTGSIDFVGINHYTTLYVRNDRMRIRKLVMNDASTDAAIIPTAYRHGKKIGETAASRWLHIVPWGMFKLMKHIKEKYGNPPVIVTENGMDEANLPFSRLESVLQDDERIQYHNDYMSNLLDAIRKEGCNVHGYFVWSLLDNWEWNSGYTVRFGLYYIDYNNNLTRIPKASVEWFSQVLARETAIV
- the LOC120668491 gene encoding beta-glucosidase 25-like isoform X3; amino-acid sequence: MRTGSLSHDGTGEPNEEGLNYYNNLIDALLDKGIQPYVTLFHWDLPQVLEDRYGGWLNSQIVDDFVHYASTCFKEFGDRVKHWITFNEPHNFAIEGYDLGIQAPGRCSILSHMFCREGKSSTEPYIVAHNILLAHAGAFHTYKQHFKNEQGGLIGIALDSKWYEPLSDVDEDKEAAARAMDFELGWFLDPLMFGHYPPPMQNLAGDRLPQFSTQASKLVTGSIDFVGINHYTTLYVRNDRMRIRKLVMNDASTDAAIIPTAYRHGKKIGETAASRWLHIVPWGMFKLMKHIKEKYGNPPVIVTENGMDEANLPFSRLESVLQDDERIQYHNDYMSNLLDAIRKEGCNVHGYFVWSLLDNWEWNSGYTVRFGLYYIDYNNNLTRIPKASVEWFSQVLARETAIV
- the LOC120668491 gene encoding beta-glucosidase 25-like isoform X2 produces the protein MKDIGMDAYRFSISWSRIFPNGTGEPNEEGLNYYNNLIDALLDKGIQPYVTLFHWDLPQVLEDRYGGWLNSQIVDDFVHYASTCFKEFGDRVKHWITFNEPHNFAIEGYDLGIQAPGRCSILSHMFCREGKSSTEPYIVAHNILLAHAGAFHTYKQHFKNEQGGLIGIALDSKWYEPLSDVDEDKEAAARAMDFELGWFLDPLMFGHYPPPMQNLAGDRLPQFSTQASKLVTGSIDFVGINHYTTLYVRNDRMRIRKLVMNDASTDAAIIPTAYRHGKKIGETAASRWLHIVPWGMFKLMKHIKEKYGNPPVIVTENGMDEANLPFSRLESVLQDDERIQYHNDYMSNLLDAIRKEGCNVHGYFVWSLLDNWEWNSGYTVRFGLYYIDYNNNLTRIPKASVEWFSQVLARETAIV
- the LOC120668493 gene encoding calcium-binding protein PBP1-like, coding for MASQQQQQQQRQAAAAAPVGFEDYLPVMAERLGEEGLMRELASGFRLLMDPARGLITFDSLRRSAPLLGLGAMSDDDLRGMLAEGDFDGDGALSEMEFCVLMLRLSPELMDGPRRWLDDAVSQASHFLYTS